The Streptococcaceae bacterium ESL0687 genome has a segment encoding these proteins:
- the rpoC gene encoding DNA-directed RNA polymerase subunit beta': MVDVNKFQSMQISLASPRQIRTWSYGEVKKPETINYRTLKPEREGLFDERIFGPTKDWECACGKYKRIRYKGIVCDRCGVEVTRAKVRRERMGHIELAAPVTHIWYFKGIPSRMGLALDMSPRALEEVIYFASYVVIDPKDTPMEKKTLLSEREYREKMLEYGYGSFVAKMGAEAIQDLLMDVDLDSEIAELKEELKTASGQKRVKAVRRLDILDAFRKSDNQLDWMVMDVLPVIPPDLRPMVQLDGGRFATSDLNDLYRRVINRNNRLKRLIELNAPGIIVQNEKRMLQEAVDALIDNGRRGRPITGPGNRPLKSLSHMLKGKQGRFRQNLLGKRVDYSGRSVIVVGPTLKMYQCGLPKEMAIELFKPFVMAELVKREMAANVRAAKRKVERMDEDIWDVLEDVIKEHPVLLNRAPTLHRLGIQAFEPVLIDGRAIRLHPLVCEAYNADFDGDQMAVHVPLSEEAQAEARILMLAAEHILNPKDGKPVVTPSQDMVLGNYYLTMEEAGREGEGMIFSNADEAIIAWRNGYVHLHTRVGIATNSLEKPWTSEQEGKILLTTVGKILFNAIMPAEFPYLNEPTMDNLTSKTDDRYFVPAGGNVKEAIENLDLVAPFKKKYLGNVIAEVFKRFRTTETSEMLDRLKDLGYHHSTKAGLTVGIADIPVVEEKHEIIDAAHEKVETITKQFRRGLITDDERYQAVTNVWRGAKEELEKRLIETQDLKNPIVMMMDSGARGNISNFSQLAGMRGLMAAPNGRIMELPIISNFREGLSVLEMFFSTHGARKGMTDTALKTADSGYLTRRLVDVAQDVIIREDDCGTDRGLIISAITDGKEMVEPLDERLAGRYTLQTVTNPETGEVIIGMDELITEDIASAIVKAGIEQVKIRSVFTCRTRHGVCKHCYGVNLATGDAVEVGEAVGTIAAQSIGEPGTQLTMRTFHTGGVASSEDITQGLPRIQEIFEARNPKGEAIITEVTGEVVEITEEASTRTKEVTVKGETDTRTYTVPFTSRMKVAVGDFVHRGAPLTEGSIEPKHLLQVRDALSVETYLLAEVQKVYRSQGVEIGDKHVEVMVRQMLRKVRVMDPGDTDLLPGTLMDISDFSDANEDTLIKGGVPATSRPVLMGITKASLETNSFLSAASFQETTRVLTDAAIRGKKDHLLGLKENVIIGKIIPAGTGMQRYRNIEPQAHVPVVEETEEVVEVTE, encoded by the coding sequence TTGGTAGATGTTAATAAATTTCAGAGTATGCAAATATCTCTGGCTTCACCACGCCAAATCCGTACTTGGTCTTACGGTGAAGTAAAAAAACCAGAAACAATCAACTACCGTACACTAAAACCAGAACGTGAAGGACTATTTGATGAACGTATCTTTGGTCCTACAAAAGACTGGGAGTGTGCCTGTGGTAAATACAAACGTATCCGTTATAAAGGGATCGTTTGTGACCGCTGTGGTGTAGAAGTTACCCGTGCTAAAGTGCGTCGTGAACGTATGGGACACATCGAGCTTGCAGCTCCTGTAACTCACATTTGGTACTTCAAAGGTATCCCGTCTCGTATGGGTCTTGCTCTAGATATGAGCCCACGTGCCCTTGAGGAAGTAATCTACTTCGCATCATACGTGGTAATCGATCCAAAAGACACTCCAATGGAGAAGAAAACACTTCTAAGTGAACGCGAATACCGTGAAAAAATGCTGGAATACGGCTACGGATCATTTGTTGCTAAGATGGGTGCTGAAGCTATTCAAGACCTTCTTATGGATGTTGACCTAGATAGTGAAATCGCTGAACTTAAGGAAGAACTTAAAACAGCAAGTGGACAAAAACGTGTTAAGGCTGTTCGTCGTCTGGATATCCTTGATGCCTTCCGTAAATCTGACAACCAGCTTGACTGGATGGTAATGGATGTACTTCCAGTTATTCCACCAGATCTACGTCCAATGGTTCAACTTGATGGTGGACGTTTTGCCACAAGTGACCTTAACGACCTTTACCGCCGTGTTATTAACCGTAACAACCGTCTTAAACGTCTGATTGAGCTTAACGCTCCTGGAATCATCGTTCAAAATGAGAAACGTATGCTTCAAGAGGCTGTTGATGCCCTAATCGATAACGGACGTCGCGGTCGTCCAATCACAGGACCAGGTAACCGTCCACTTAAATCTCTAAGCCACATGCTTAAAGGTAAACAAGGACGTTTCCGTCAGAACTTGCTTGGTAAACGTGTTGACTACTCTGGACGTTCAGTAATCGTCGTAGGACCAACTCTTAAGATGTACCAATGTGGTCTTCCAAAAGAGATGGCAATTGAGCTATTCAAACCATTTGTTATGGCTGAACTTGTTAAACGCGAGATGGCAGCCAATGTTCGTGCAGCTAAACGTAAGGTTGAGCGTATGGATGAAGACATCTGGGATGTTTTAGAAGATGTAATCAAAGAACACCCAGTTCTACTTAATAGGGCACCTACCCTTCACAGACTTGGTATCCAGGCCTTTGAACCAGTTCTTATCGATGGACGCGCAATTCGCCTTCACCCACTTGTATGTGAGGCCTACAATGCCGACTTCGATGGAGACCAAATGGCCGTCCACGTACCACTTTCTGAAGAAGCTCAAGCTGAAGCTCGTATCCTTATGCTTGCTGCTGAGCATATCCTTAACCCTAAAGATGGTAAGCCAGTAGTAACTCCATCTCAGGATATGGTTCTAGGTAACTACTACCTAACTATGGAAGAAGCTGGACGTGAAGGGGAAGGAATGATCTTCTCTAACGCTGACGAAGCTATCATCGCTTGGCGCAATGGTTACGTTCACCTACACACACGTGTTGGTATCGCAACTAACTCACTAGAAAAACCTTGGACTTCTGAACAAGAAGGTAAAATCCTTCTTACAACAGTTGGTAAGATTCTCTTCAATGCAATTATGCCTGCTGAGTTCCCTTACCTAAATGAGCCAACTATGGATAACCTTACAAGTAAGACTGATGATCGTTACTTCGTTCCTGCAGGAGGAAATGTTAAAGAAGCGATTGAAAATCTTGATCTTGTAGCTCCATTCAAGAAAAAATATCTTGGTAATGTAATCGCTGAGGTCTTCAAACGTTTCCGTACTACAGAAACATCTGAAATGCTTGACCGTCTGAAAGACTTAGGTTACCATCACTCAACAAAAGCTGGTCTTACAGTGGGTATCGCAGATATCCCAGTCGTTGAAGAAAAACATGAAATCATCGACGCAGCCCATGAAAAAGTTGAAACAATTACTAAACAATTCCGTCGTGGTCTAATCACTGATGATGAACGCTACCAAGCAGTTACAAACGTTTGGCGTGGTGCCAAAGAAGAGCTTGAGAAACGTCTGATTGAAACTCAGGATCTTAAGAACCCAATCGTAATGATGATGGACTCTGGAGCCCGTGGTAACATCTCAAACTTCTCACAGCTTGCCGGTATGCGTGGACTTATGGCCGCTCCGAATGGACGTATCATGGAACTTCCAATCATCTCGAACTTCCGTGAAGGTCTATCAGTCCTCGAGATGTTCTTCTCTACCCACGGAGCTCGTAAAGGTATGACCGATACGGCTCTTAAGACTGCCGATTCAGGTTACCTGACTCGTCGTCTAGTAGACGTAGCCCAAGACGTAATCATCCGTGAAGACGACTGTGGAACTGACCGCGGACTTATCATCAGTGCTATCACTGACGGTAAAGAAATGGTTGAACCACTTGATGAGCGTTTAGCAGGACGTTATACTCTACAAACTGTAACTAATCCTGAAACTGGTGAAGTAATCATTGGTATGGATGAGCTTATCACAGAAGATATTGCTTCAGCTATTGTGAAAGCTGGTATTGAACAAGTTAAAATCCGTAGCGTATTTACTTGTCGTACTCGTCACGGTGTATGTAAACACTGTTATGGTGTCAACCTTGCTACAGGTGACGCGGTTGAAGTTGGTGAAGCAGTTGGTACAATTGCAGCCCAATCAATCGGGGAACCAGGAACACAGCTTACAATGCGTACCTTCCATACGGGTGGGGTTGCCTCAAGTGAAGATATCACTCAGGGTCTTCCTCGTATCCAGGAAATCTTTGAAGCTCGTAATCCTAAAGGGGAAGCAATCATCACTGAAGTTACAGGTGAAGTTGTTGAAATCACTGAAGAAGCAAGCACACGTACTAAGGAAGTAACTGTCAAAGGTGAAACTGATACTCGTACATATACTGTACCATTCACATCTCGTATGAAGGTTGCAGTTGGTGATTTCGTTCACCGTGGTGCTCCACTTACTGAAGGATCAATCGAACCTAAACACCTACTACAAGTACGTGACGCCCTATCTGTAGAAACTTACCTACTTGCAGAGGTACAAAAAGTTTACCGTTCTCAAGGGGTAGAAATCGGCGACAAACACGTTGAGGTTATGGTCCGTCAAATGCTTCGTAAGGTTCGCGTTATGGATCCAGGGGACACTGATCTTCTACCAGGAACACTTATGGACATCTCAGACTTCTCTGATGCCAATGAAGACACTCTTATCAAGGGTGGAGTTCCTGCGACATCACGTCCAGTTCTTATGGGGATTACAAAAGCCTCACTTGAAACTAACTCATTCCTATCAGCTGCATCATTCCAGGAAACAACTCGTGTCCTTACAGATGCTGCCATCCGTGGTAAGAAAGACCACCTACTTGGTCTTAAGGAAAATGTTATCATTGGTAAGATTATCCCAGCGGGTACAGGTATGCAGCGCTACCGTAACATCGAGCCACAAGCTCATGTACCAGTAGTCGAAGAAACAGAAGAAGTAGTTGAAGTTACTGAATAA
- a CDS encoding MFS transporter → MNIFLKNRDFRQMSINEWISILGDTMFYLAFINYVSAYKFAPLAVLLITISETIPQIIQIFTGVAADFQKNRIKKYTIIALIKFILYTFVAIILLGSEFGILSVFLICGINLVSDTLGTFSGAMLTPIYMRIISDDMTQAMGFKQATSSLVRMFGNLLGGVLVGFISIGNFAAINALTFLLVFLGILLIKKDLIKYEEEIPPGRPMSFNGFLDHLKESLKILFGLKDVVRLLGILSISQAVMSILVPLSTLVLLKTSFYGLENGQSIAILTVMELVGLVFGSFLSGSLLKKMTTRSSIYLCQLMELLIIFGFANQSFLLIIIGAFGNALSVGVLSPRLQKAVFSLIPEKAMGAIQSAISTITVVFPGLLSIALVAVASSLGIMPAAICLGLLVVLAIGLILSMKEIPA, encoded by the coding sequence ATGAATATATTTTTAAAAAATAGAGATTTTAGGCAGATGTCGATAAATGAATGGATTTCAATCTTAGGGGATACAATGTTTTATTTGGCCTTTATTAATTATGTGTCAGCCTATAAATTTGCTCCCCTGGCGGTCCTTTTAATTACCATTTCAGAAACAATTCCCCAGATTATTCAAATCTTTACAGGGGTAGCAGCAGATTTTCAAAAAAATAGAATAAAAAAGTATACAATAATTGCTCTCATTAAATTTATTCTTTATACCTTTGTAGCTATAATTTTACTTGGAAGCGAATTTGGTATCCTATCAGTTTTTTTAATTTGTGGTATTAATCTTGTATCTGACACCCTAGGTACTTTTTCTGGGGCCATGTTAACTCCAATTTATATGCGAATTATAAGTGATGATATGACCCAAGCCATGGGTTTTAAGCAGGCCACCTCTAGCTTAGTTAGGATGTTTGGAAATCTCTTGGGCGGAGTTTTAGTAGGCTTTATTAGTATCGGAAATTTTGCGGCAATTAATGCCTTGACCTTCCTATTAGTTTTTCTAGGAATTCTTTTGATTAAAAAGGATCTAATCAAGTATGAAGAGGAAATTCCTCCGGGTCGTCCTATGAGCTTTAATGGCTTTTTAGATCACTTGAAGGAGTCGTTGAAAATATTATTTGGTTTAAAAGATGTGGTCAGGCTTTTAGGAATTCTTTCCATTAGCCAGGCCGTTATGAGCATCCTTGTTCCCCTATCAACCCTTGTGCTCTTAAAGACAAGTTTTTACGGCTTAGAAAATGGACAGTCGATTGCTATTTTGACGGTCATGGAGCTTGTGGGGCTAGTTTTTGGTAGCTTCCTAAGTGGGTCCCTTTTGAAGAAGATGACGACAAGAAGTTCCATCTATTTATGCCAACTTATGGAGCTTTTGATAATTTTTGGTTTTGCAAATCAAAGTTTTCTTCTGATTATAATTGGTGCCTTTGGAAATGCCCTTTCAGTTGGGGTTTTAAGTCCTAGGTTGCAGAAGGCAGTCTTTAGCCTGATTCCAGAAAAAGCTATGGGAGCCATTCAATCAGCTATTTCAACAATCACTGTTGTTTTTCCGGGACTTTTATCCATCGCTCTTGTTGCTGTTGCTAGCTCCCTTGGAATCATGCCTGCAGCAATTTGTCTAGGACTTTTAGTAGTTCTTGCTATCGGTCTAATTCTAAGCATGAAGGAGATTCCTGCCTAA
- a CDS encoding peptidase M13, whose amino-acid sequence MVRIQDDLFEAVNKDWLEKSKIPSDKPRISAFDELVINNEKTLMEDFSGPVDFAEPVMHEFIKFYKKAGDFEARKNFGVEPVKADLARIEEIKDFSDFDENLTDLILNSSTTPPFGLSVSPDMKDAIHNALYFSSVGLILPDTSYYAENHPRKDELLAFYRQNTIDILKEFGYDQDRAEKLADDTLKFDSLLVPYVNTSEEWAKYADLYNPVEIGEFVGKLTTVDFDRLMRGLIGELPDRVLVYEKRFFENFNSIVNEENFELIKSYMLVMAARSATGYLSDDLRILGGAFGRFLSGISEARSQEKHAYDLATGQFSQAVGLYYGHKYFGEEAKQDVKRMTAQMIKIYQERLSDNNWLSKETIDKAIEKLDAMTVFIGYPDKLPEIYNKFRVGDASIYEDVREFSKIRTRRHYEKYSEDVDKTEWHMPAHMVNAYFSPDSNTIVFPAAILQEPFYSVSQSSSQNYGGIGAVIAHEISHAFDNNGALFDKFGNMENWWTEEDFKAFEEKQKLMIDEFEGLEIAGGKVNGTLVVSENIADAGGLTAAMTASQLEPDANLREVFEQWATVWRNKAKDEYTQMLLSSDVHAPAKLRANVQPTNLDEFFEVFDVKEGDPMWRAPEDRVKIW is encoded by the coding sequence ATGGTTCGTATACAAGATGATTTATTTGAAGCAGTTAACAAGGATTGGTTGGAAAAAAGTAAAATTCCAAGTGACAAACCAAGAATATCTGCCTTCGATGAATTAGTTATTAATAATGAGAAAACACTCATGGAAGATTTTTCAGGTCCTGTTGATTTTGCAGAACCTGTAATGCATGAATTTATTAAATTTTATAAAAAAGCAGGAGATTTTGAAGCTCGTAAAAATTTTGGAGTGGAGCCTGTAAAAGCAGACTTAGCTCGAATTGAAGAGATCAAAGATTTTTCTGACTTTGATGAAAATTTGACAGATCTTATTTTAAATTCAAGTACAACACCGCCTTTTGGACTTTCAGTGTCTCCTGATATGAAGGATGCCATCCATAATGCCTTATACTTTTCAAGTGTTGGACTTATCCTGCCTGATACAAGTTATTATGCGGAAAATCATCCTAGAAAGGATGAACTTTTAGCCTTTTACCGTCAAAATACCATTGATATTTTAAAGGAGTTTGGCTATGACCAGGACAGGGCTGAAAAATTAGCTGATGATACATTGAAGTTTGATTCTCTCTTGGTTCCTTATGTAAATACAAGTGAAGAGTGGGCTAAATATGCAGACCTTTATAATCCAGTTGAGATTGGAGAATTTGTAGGCAAGCTTACAACAGTTGATTTCGACCGTTTGATGAGAGGGCTGATTGGGGAGCTTCCTGACCGAGTTCTTGTTTATGAGAAAAGATTCTTTGAAAATTTTAATAGCATCGTAAATGAAGAAAATTTTGAACTTATCAAGTCATACATGCTTGTTATGGCAGCAAGATCTGCGACAGGTTATTTATCAGACGATCTTCGAATTTTAGGTGGAGCCTTTGGTCGTTTCCTAAGCGGTATTTCTGAGGCCCGCAGTCAGGAAAAACACGCCTATGATCTTGCTACAGGGCAATTTTCTCAAGCAGTTGGACTTTATTATGGTCACAAGTATTTTGGGGAAGAGGCCAAGCAGGACGTCAAAAGAATGACTGCTCAAATGATTAAGATCTACCAAGAGCGTCTAAGTGACAATAATTGGTTATCTAAGGAAACAATTGATAAAGCCATTGAAAAACTTGATGCAATGACAGTCTTTATTGGCTATCCGGATAAGCTACCTGAGATTTATAACAAATTTAGGGTAGGAGATGCTAGTATCTATGAGGATGTTCGAGAATTTAGTAAAATCCGCACTCGTAGGCACTATGAAAAATACTCTGAGGATGTAGACAAGACTGAATGGCATATGCCAGCTCACATGGTAAATGCCTACTTTAGTCCAGACAGTAACACAATTGTTTTCCCAGCAGCTATTCTCCAAGAACCTTTCTATAGTGTAAGTCAAAGCAGTAGTCAAAATTACGGGGGAATCGGGGCAGTTATTGCCCATGAAATCTCACACGCCTTTGACAATAACGGTGCTCTTTTTGACAAATTCGGTAACATGGAAAACTGGTGGACTGAAGAAGATTTCAAAGCCTTTGAGGAAAAACAAAAACTGATGATTGATGAGTTTGAAGGACTTGAAATTGCAGGTGGCAAGGTTAATGGAACACTTGTTGTTAGTGAAAATATCGCAGATGCTGGAGGGCTAACAGCAGCCATGACAGCAAGTCAACTGGAACCAGATGCTAATCTGCGTGAGGTCTTTGAACAGTGGGCTACTGTTTGGCGTAACAAGGCCAAGGATGAGTACACACAAATGTTGTTAAGTTCTGATGTCCATGCTCCGGCCAAACTTCGTGCAAATGTCCAACCAACTAACTTAGATGAATTCTTTGAGGTCTTTGATGTTAAAGAAGGAGATCCTATGTGGCGCGCGCCAGAGGATAGGGTTAAAATTTGGTAA
- the nrdG gene encoding anaerobic ribonucleoside-triphosphate reductase activating protein, whose translation MKNPKPKEWLAEDLSQNYIADYKPFNFVDGEGVRNSLYVSGCPFACEGCYNASAQSFRFGSPYTKELEERIMADMRESYVQGLTLLGGEPFLNTGVVLPLVKRIRRELPQKDIWSWTGYTWEELLLDSSDKLELLENIDILVDGRFDINKKNLLLQFRGSSNQRIIDVKKSLESGHLILWDKLKDGSTSFEQVDRNKLL comes from the coding sequence ATGAAGAATCCAAAGCCTAAAGAATGGCTAGCAGAAGATTTAAGCCAGAATTATATAGCTGATTATAAGCCCTTTAACTTTGTTGACGGCGAAGGTGTGAGAAATAGTCTTTATGTATCAGGTTGTCCTTTCGCCTGTGAGGGCTGCTATAATGCAAGTGCTCAAAGTTTCCGCTTTGGTAGCCCCTATACTAAGGAGCTTGAAGAGAGGATTATGGCTGACATGAGAGAATCTTATGTTCAAGGCTTGACCCTTCTTGGCGGTGAACCCTTTTTGAACACAGGCGTAGTCCTTCCCCTGGTTAAAAGAATCAGAAGGGAGCTTCCTCAAAAAGATATTTGGTCATGGACAGGCTATACCTGGGAGGAACTCTTGCTTGATAGCTCTGATAAACTTGAACTACTGGAGAATATTGATATTTTGGTCGATGGCCGTTTTGATATTAATAAAAAGAATCTTCTTCTTCAGTTTAGGGGATCAAGCAATCAAAGGATTATTGATGTAAAAAAATCACTTGAATCAGGGCACCTTATTCTTTGGGATAAACTTAAGGATGGCAGTACAAGCTTTGAACAGGTTGACCGCAATAAATTATTATAA
- the rpoB gene encoding DNA-directed RNA polymerase subunit beta: MAGHDVAYGKHRTRRSFSRIKEVLDLPNLIEIQTDSYQQFLDEGFKDVFQEMLPINNFTDTMELEFVGYEMREPKYTIEEARAHDANYSAPIFVTFRLINKETGEIKTQEVFFGDFPLMTEMGTFVINGAERIIVSQLVRSPGVYFHDKVDKNGKVGYGHTAIPNRGAWFELDTDAKDIGYARIDRTRKLPFTVMMRALGFGADSEIFEILGDSEILRNTIEKDIHKNQNDTRVEEALKDIYDRIRPGEPKTADSSRNLLVARFFDPRRYDLAPVGRYKVNKKLALKNRLLGLTLAEPLVDQETGEILVEADTLVTREVLDNITEALDNGLATVTYYPSDDAVLNEAVNLQVVKVYSPLDPERVVNVISNGQIDSEVRTITPADIIASINYWLGLNDNIGKVDDIDHLGNRRIRSVGELLQNQVRIGLSRMERVIRERMSSQDNENMTPQALLNIRPVVAAIKEFFGSSQLSQFMDQHNPLSELSHKRRLSALGPGGLTRDRAGYEVRDVHYTHYGRMCPIETPEGPNIGLINNLSSYGKINKYGFIQSPYRKVDRASGLVTSDIHWLTADEEDNYTVAQANSPLNEDGTFANDTVMARHTGNNIEVSTELIDYMDVSPKQVVAVATACIPFLENDDSNRALMGANMQRQAVPLIDPHAPFIGTGMEHQAAHDSGAALISKHAGTVEFADAAEIRIRRESGELDIYNVTKFRRSNSGTSYNQRTLVKVGDKVDASEIIADGPSMENGEMALGQNPLVAFMTWEGYNFEDAVIMSERLVKDDVYTSIAIEEYESETRDTKLGPEEITREVPNVGEEALKNLDEFGIIRIGAEVKEGDLLVGKVTPKGVSELSAEERLLHAIFGEKSREVRDTSLRVPHGADGIVHDVKIFRRENGDELATGVNMLVRVYIVQKRKIHVGDKMAGRHGNKGVVSRILPVEDMPYLPDGTPVDIMLNPLGVPSRMNIGQVMELHLGMAARQLGIHIATPVFDGANDDDIWNTVKEAGMADDAKTVLYDGRTGEPFDNRVSVGVMYMIKLHHMVDDKLHARSVGPYSLVTQQPLGGKAQFGGQRFGEMEVWALEAYGAAYILQEILTYKSDDVTGRTKAYEAIVKGERIPRPGVPESFRVLVKELQSLGLDMKVLDDEDNTLELRDLDDDEDDGIHVDALEKARKEQEKLRAENLAAEELKAAQEIKEVQANELESDADGK; the protein is encoded by the coding sequence TTGGCAGGACATGATGTTGCCTACGGTAAACACCGTACAAGACGCAGTTTTTCGCGAATCAAAGAAGTTCTTGATTTGCCAAATTTAATTGAAATCCAAACAGATAGCTACCAGCAATTTCTTGATGAAGGCTTTAAGGATGTATTCCAAGAAATGCTTCCGATTAATAACTTCACAGATACAATGGAGCTTGAGTTCGTTGGTTACGAAATGCGTGAACCTAAATATACGATTGAAGAAGCTCGTGCCCACGATGCTAACTACTCAGCACCAATTTTTGTAACCTTCCGCCTTATTAATAAGGAAACTGGAGAAATCAAAACTCAGGAAGTTTTCTTTGGTGATTTCCCACTTATGACTGAAATGGGAACCTTCGTTATCAACGGAGCGGAACGTATCATCGTAAGTCAGTTGGTTCGTAGCCCTGGTGTTTACTTCCACGATAAAGTAGATAAAAACGGTAAAGTTGGATATGGCCACACTGCCATCCCTAACCGTGGTGCCTGGTTCGAACTTGATACAGACGCTAAAGATATCGGTTATGCTCGTATCGACCGTACTCGTAAACTACCATTTACAGTAATGATGCGTGCTCTTGGATTTGGAGCTGACTCAGAAATCTTCGAGATTCTTGGGGACTCAGAAATCCTTCGTAACACAATCGAAAAAGACATCCACAAAAACCAAAACGACACTCGTGTTGAAGAAGCTCTTAAAGACATCTATGACCGTATCCGTCCAGGTGAACCAAAAACTGCTGACTCATCTCGTAACCTTCTTGTGGCAAGATTCTTCGACCCACGTCGTTATGACCTAGCACCAGTTGGACGTTACAAGGTAAACAAAAAACTAGCTCTTAAGAACCGTCTTTTAGGTCTTACACTTGCTGAGCCTTTAGTTGATCAAGAAACAGGAGAAATCCTAGTTGAGGCTGATACTCTTGTAACTCGTGAAGTTCTTGATAATATCACTGAAGCTCTTGATAATGGTTTAGCTACAGTTACTTACTACCCATCAGATGATGCAGTATTAAACGAAGCTGTTAACCTTCAAGTAGTTAAAGTTTACTCACCTCTTGACCCAGAACGTGTGGTTAACGTGATCAGTAACGGTCAAATTGACTCTGAAGTTCGTACAATTACACCGGCTGATATCATTGCAAGCATCAACTACTGGCTTGGATTAAATGATAACATTGGTAAGGTTGACGATATCGACCACCTTGGTAACCGTCGTATCCGTTCAGTAGGTGAACTACTTCAAAACCAAGTTCGTATCGGTCTTAGCCGTATGGAACGTGTTATCCGTGAACGTATGTCAAGTCAAGACAATGAGAACATGACTCCTCAAGCTCTACTTAACATCCGTCCAGTTGTAGCTGCAATCAAAGAATTCTTTGGTTCTTCACAGCTTTCACAGTTCATGGACCAACATAACCCGCTTTCAGAGCTTTCACACAAACGTCGTCTATCAGCCCTTGGGCCTGGTGGTCTTACACGTGACCGTGCCGGATATGAAGTCCGTGACGTACACTACACTCACTACGGTCGTATGTGTCCGATTGAAACCCCTGAGGGACCAAATATCGGGCTTATCAACAACCTTTCAAGCTACGGAAAAATCAACAAATACGGATTCATCCAAAGCCCATACCGCAAGGTTGACCGTGCATCAGGTCTTGTAACTAGCGACATTCACTGGCTAACAGCTGATGAGGAAGATAACTACACAGTAGCACAGGCAAACTCTCCGCTTAATGAAGATGGAACTTTTGCAAATGATACTGTAATGGCCCGTCACACAGGTAACAATATTGAGGTATCAACTGAACTTATTGATTACATGGACGTATCTCCTAAACAGGTAGTAGCGGTAGCGACAGCTTGTATTCCTTTCTTGGAAAACGATGACTCTAACCGTGCCCTAATGGGAGCGAACATGCAGCGTCAGGCAGTACCACTTATTGACCCACACGCACCATTCATCGGAACTGGTATGGAACACCAGGCAGCCCACGACTCAGGAGCGGCTCTGATTTCAAAACACGCAGGAACTGTTGAGTTCGCTGATGCTGCTGAAATCCGTATCCGCCGTGAATCTGGTGAGCTTGATATCTACAACGTTACTAAGTTCCGCCGTTCAAACTCAGGAACATCTTACAACCAACGCACTCTTGTTAAGGTTGGAGATAAGGTTGATGCAAGTGAGATCATCGCTGATGGACCATCTATGGAAAATGGGGAAATGGCCCTTGGTCAAAACCCACTAGTTGCCTTCATGACATGGGAAGGGTATAACTTCGAGGATGCCGTAATCATGAGTGAACGTCTGGTTAAAGATGACGTTTATACATCTATTGCCATTGAAGAATACGAATCAGAAACACGCGATACAAAGCTTGGGCCTGAAGAAATTACCCGCGAAGTACCAAACGTTGGTGAAGAAGCACTTAAGAACCTTGACGAATTCGGTATTATCCGCATCGGTGCTGAGGTTAAAGAAGGTGACCTTCTAGTTGGTAAGGTTACACCAAAAGGTGTAAGCGAACTTTCTGCAGAAGAACGCCTCCTTCACGCAATCTTCGGTGAGAAATCACGTGAAGTACGTGACACATCTCTTCGTGTACCTCACGGAGCTGACGGTATCGTCCACGATGTTAAGATCTTCCGCCGTGAAAATGGGGACGAACTTGCAACTGGTGTTAACATGCTTGTTCGTGTATACATCGTTCAAAAACGTAAGATCCACGTTGGGGATAAAATGGCCGGACGTCACGGAAACAAAGGGGTTGTATCACGCATCCTTCCAGTTGAAGACATGCCTTACCTTCCAGACGGAACTCCAGTCGATATCATGCTTAACCCTCTAGGGGTACCATCACGGATGAATATCGGACAGGTTATGGAGCTTCACCTAGGAATGGCTGCCCGCCAACTAGGAATCCACATCGCAACTCCAGTCTTCGACGGAGCAAACGATGACGACATCTGGAACACAGTTAAAGAAGCTGGTATGGCAGATGACGCAAAAACTGTCCTTTACGACGGACGTACTGGTGAACCATTTGACAACCGTGTATCAGTTGGTGTCATGTACATGATCAAACTTCACCACATGGTTGACGATAAACTTCACGCCCGTAGCGTAGGACCTTACTCACTAGTTACCCAACAACCACTTGGAGGTAAAGCTCAATTTGGTGGACAACGTTTCGGGGAAATGGAAGTATGGGCCCTTGAGGCATATGGAGCTGCCTATATCCTACAAGAAATCTTGACTTACAAGTCAGATGACGTTACAGGACGTACTAAGGCATACGAAGCAATCGTTAAGGGAGAACGCATCCCTCGTCCAGGTGTTCCTGAATCATTCCGCGTACTTGTTAAAGAGCTACAATCTCTAGGTCTTGACATGAAAGTACTTGATGATGAAGACAACACACTTGAACTTCGTGATCTTGATGATGATGAAGATGATGGAATCCACGTTGATGCCCTTGAAAAAGCCCGTAAGGAACAAGAAAAATTACGTGCTGAAAATCTTGCTGCAGAAGAATTAAAAGCTGCTCAAGAAATCAAGGAAGTTCAAGCAAACGAACTTGAATCTGATGCAGATGGCAAGTAA